TGGTGCAGCGGCTTATGAGCGGCGAGAGCGGTATGAAACGTGTCATGAATACGCAAGGTGAAGATTACTTAACAGGGTACGCCAGTGTCTCGATGAATGGCTGGGGGATTGTCATGCAGACATCGGTTAGTTCCATTCTGGCCGATGTCAATCGCAACTTGCAGGACCAGCTGAGAAGTATGCTTTTTCCGATCGTGATCATGCTCGTCATTGCCGCATATATGGCTGCAAGAATTGCCGCTCCATTTACCCAGCTGTATAAATTAACAAAAGCGGTAGCAGCTGGCCAAACGGTGTCTCCCGAGGAATTCCAGCCGCATTGGAATCGGGAAGCTGATCAATTGAACCAGATTATGGGGGCGGCTGCCGAAACGCTTGCCAAACAGGCCTATTCGTTACAGCAGGAAGCCAGCACGGATCCATTGACAGGGCTGACCAATCGCAGAGAACTGGAACGCTGCCTTGACTCGTGGGATATGCTTGGGGATCCGTATGCTGTTTTAATGCTGGACATCGACCATTTTAAGAACGTTAACGATACATATGGCCACCAAACCGGCGACCAAGTCCTGAAACTGGTAGCAGTGGTCATGAGCGATTGTGTTCCTGAGGGTGCAGTCTGCTCCCGTTTTGGCGGGGAGGAGTTTGTCATTCTTCTTCGCAAGCATCGTATGGATGAAGCCTACCAAATGGCTGAGCGGATACGCAACGCGATTCTGATGTCCAAAACCCCGTACTCCCTAACACTTACCGTATCGATCGGCATATCCTTATATCCTGAACATGGCAAAAGCCGCGAAGGTGTATTCCTGGCAGCGGATATGGCGTTATACCAGGCGAAGGCCGAAGGCCGTAACCGGACGATTGCGGCAGAGATATCGGCGTAATAGTATAAGGCATTGGTATGGCAAAGATCCCTGTTGGATGAAGCTGCCGATAAGATGACTCCTGAATTCATTCAGGGGTCATCATGTGAATAAGGGTTGAAGGAAGCCCAGCCGACCAATGGGCCGCATCATTGATGCTTGACGTGTCAATGATGGCTTGCTACAATCAACACATCAAAATAATTTGATGGAAAGTTGTGGTGACAACATGAGGGTCTCTATTATACAAGATGACGTATTAAGCCTGTATGAACAGAAATTTAAAGCGTTATCCGATAAGAATCGCTTAAGAATCATCTATGAATTGAACCAGCGAGGGAAAGTGTGTGTATGTGACCTCACCGCCTTGCTGGATCTTCCTCAATCGAAACTGTCTTATCATCTAAAAATGTTGCTGGATGCAAATATTATATTGATGGAACGAATCGGAAAATGGAACTATTATGAGCTTAACGATGAAGAGGTTAAGGGACTGTTATCCGAGAAGCTGTGCTGCGTTTTTTATCCGAATTCAAAAACATAATTTTTTAACTAATGCATCAAGAAAAGTTGATGATTATAAATGTTTCTATTAGAGGGCTTATGTATGAAAAACATTGAATTTAAAGTGGCTTCAACTTCCTGCTGTACACCCCAAGTGCCGACAATTGCTGAGGATAAAGTGAAGGAAGAGTATGATCGGTATAACGGCACCCATCCAGTCACGATTATCGGTGGTGGACCCATTGGCTTGGCAGCAGCAGCTCATTTGGCCGAAAGAGGGCAACAATTCATTCTATTTGAAGCGCGTTCGTGATCAAATCGGCGAGCGCATTCAACGATTCGCTGAAACCGGCGAATAATACGATAACATTATGCCGGGGTCCGAACCATAAAAGAATCTTTAAGAAGATATCGAAAACCTGCATCCCAATATACCAAGAACGCCCTTAACCGGGGCGTTCTTTTTTTGTCAACAACGTGAAGCGGATGGTCGGAAACTGAGCTCTAATGGAGGGTCACGGATCATGTGTAATTCTTTATCCTGTGCAATGGGATAGGTCTTGAACCTTGAACCTGTTCCAACATTAAATTCAGACACAAGAGGTGGATGATATTGTTCGTAGTATCCTTAAAGCACCGTTTGCTGGTATGGTCCTCATTTATCGGTATGTTCTTAGTATTGCTGGCTGGGGCGCTTGTAACTAAGACCGGTTCCGGCCTTGGGTGTGGCGATGATTGGCCGCTTTGCAACGGGAAATTCATCCCGGCTTATACACTGGAATCCATGATTGAATATTCGCACCGGATGATAACCGGCGTGGTCGGAATTCTGGTGCTTGCCACTTATATCGTGATCCGGAAACATTACCGGGGCCATAGGGAGGCGAGTTATTATGCTGGCGGTACCTTATTGTTCACCGTGATTCAAGCTCTAATGGGGGCCGCGGCTGTCATGTGGCCGCAGCAGCCGGCGGTCATGGCGCTTCATTTTGGAATCTCCTTGTTTGCGGTGGCCAGCAGTATGCTGCTCGTGGTATGGATGCGTGGACTCCATGGAGCACAGGATTATCGTACTAACGTTACGGTTCCGCGATCTATCCGCTTCTTGGGCTGGGGAATCTGGCTGTATAGCTGCGGAGTGGTATACCTCGGTGCCTATATCCGGCATACGGAGTCGGAGGCTGGCTGTATGGGCTGGCCGCTATGCAATGGCCAGGTCATACCGTATCTGGGCGGGGCTTCTGGCATTGTCTTTCTTCATCGGGTCGCCGCTGCGGTTTTACTCATATTGCTGATTCTTCTGCTCTTAGCTGTAAAAAATTATGAGACAAGGGTGCGTTCAACAGGTCTGACAACGCTGGTAATCGGTCTTAATCTCGTAGTGCTAGCACAAATTTTAAGCGGGGCGTGGCTGACGCTTGCCATGAACAATCATCATATTTTTATTTTTGCAAGTCTTGTTCACAATGTGTTAGCGACCTTGCTCTTCAGCATGCTCGCGGTTTTTGGGATTCGTACATGGAAGAGAAGATGAGACCTAAAGACGAAAATTCTGAATTTGTATGTGAAATTTGTTACAGAATCTTGAACTTGGCCTGCATATTTAGTGAACGAACGGCTGGTGACACCAACTGCCTTGTCAACTAAAGTAAGTCAGGACAAGTGAGCAGATTGGAGCTGAATGTAATGAAACGACCCAAAACACTTCGAATCATGGGGTTAGCGGTTCTGCTGACCATCATGCTGCTGGCCATGACCGGATGCAGCGAGAACATCATTATTTTGAATCCGAAAGGACCCATTGCCGAGCAGCAGCGTGATTTAATGATCATCTCGACCTTGCTGTGCAGCATTGTCATCGTTCCGGTGTTGATACTGACAGCTATCATCGTGTGGCGGTATCGGGACAAAAAAGGAAGAAAAGCAGCGTATACCCCGGAGTGGGAGCATAGCACGAAGCTGGAACTGATTTGGTGGGGAATTCCCATCTTGATCATATTGACGCTGGCAATTATCACGGTCAAAGCAACGTATGCACTGGAACCGTCGAAGCCCATTGCCTCCAGTGAGAAAGCGCTGACCGTACAGGTAACCTCCTTGAACTGGAAATGGCTGTTTCAGTATCCCGAACAGGGCATAGCCTCGGTCAATGAATTGAAGATTCCGGAGGATGTGCCTGTCCGCTTCGAAATTACGGCCGATTCGCCAATGAACTCGTTCTGGATTCCGCAGCTTGGCGGCCAGATGTACGCTATGTCGGGGATGGCGATGACACTGTATTTGCAAGCCGATGAGGCTGGGGATTATTGGGGGTCCGGCGCGAACTTTACGGGTACGGATTTTGCAAAAATGTATTTTGACGTGGAAGCGACGTCCAAGGAGGAGTTTGACGCATGGGTGGAGGAAGTGAAGGCAGAGTCGCCCAAGCTGACATTGGAGGGATATAAACAGCTGAGGGAGCCGTCCGCATCCGAGGTTCATACGTATTCCGCTTTTCCGGAAGGGTTGTTCGAGATGACGGTGACAAAATATGCCGCTTCCCACAACCATGGTTTGTCATGGAAAAACACGCAAAACTTCAATTTCAAGGACCAGGTGACTAGGTAAGGAGAGAGCTTCTAATGTGGGAAAAGATAAAAGAATTTGCTTCCGGATTTTTCGTGACGGGCGATCCGTTAATTTATGGCGCGGATGTCACCATCGTTCTAACGTTGATTGCCATTGTAAGCGGCTTGACGTACTTCAAAAAGTGGAAGTGGTTATGGCGGGATTGGCTGACCACTGTCGATCATAAAAAAATCGGCATTATGTACATTTTGTCCGCGTTCCTGATGCTGTTTCGGGGCGGAGTAGACGCGCTTCTCATGAGGGCGCAGCTGGCTATGCCGGAGCTTGATTTTTTGCCGCCGGATCATTATAACCAGATCTTCACCACGCATGGGGTCATCATGATTCTGTTCATGGCCATGCCGTTCATGTTCGGTTTGTTTAACATCATGGTGCCGCTGCAGCTCGGAGCTAGAGATGTAGCCTATCCGTTTCTGAATTCGCTCAGCTTCTGGCTGTTCTTCTCAGGGGCGATGCTGTTTAACCTGTCGTTTGTCATTGGTGGCTCGCCCGACGCCGGGTGGCTGGCGTATCCGCCCTATTCGGGCTCCATGTACAATCCGGGTGTAGGGCAGGACTTTTATATATGGGGAATCCAAATCTCGGGGCTCGGCAGCTTGATGACCGGGGTTAATTTCCTGGTGACGATTCTGAAAATGCGGGCGCCGGGCATGAAACTTATGAAAATGCCGATGTTTTCCTGGTCGGTCCTATCCAGCTGCATCGCCATTATATTCTCGTTTCCGATTTTGACGGCAACGCTGGCACTGCTTTTCCTGGATCGTTATGCCGGGGCGCATTTCTTCACGCTTGACGGTGGGGGGAACCCGATGATGTATATCAACCTGATCTGGATGTGGGGACATCCTGAGGTGTATATCATTGTCCTGCCGGCTTTCGGCATATTTTCAGAGATCGTCTCCACGTTCTCGAAGAAAAAGCTGTTTGGCTACAAGTCCATGGTGTGGGCGATGATGATCATCAGCGTCCTGTCCTTTCTGGTATGGGCCCACCATTTCTTTACGATGGGGTCGGGGGCGGACGTCAATGCTTTCTTTGCTTTAACAACCATGCTGATCGCAATCCCAACTGGCGTGAAAGTGTTCAACTGGCTGTTCACCATGTTCCGTGGAAAAATTACATTCGAAACGCCGATGTTATGGACGATTGGATTCATTCCATGTTTTATCATAGGGGGGTTGACGGGGGTTCTGTTATCCGTCGCTCCGGCGGATTTTCAGTTCCATAACAGTTACTTCCTGGTCGCGCATTTCCATCAGGTGATCATAGGGGGCGTCGTATTCGGTTACTTTGCCGGGCTGTACTATTGGTGGCCGAAAATGTTTGGCTTCAAGCTGAACGAACGCATCGGGAAGTGGGCATTCTGGTTCTGGAACATCGGTTTCTATTGCTGCTTCATGCCGCAATATGTGCTCGGTCTGATGGGAATGACCCGCCGGGTCGTTTCGTATAGCTGGGACAAAGATTGGTGGGAGCTGAATCTGGTGTCCACGATCGGTGCTGTGCTCATGGCGATTGCCTTTCTGTTTCAGGTTTGGCAGATCGTGGATGGGTTTAAGCACCAGGCAAAGAACCGGGATGTCACGGGGGATCCGTGGAATGGCCGTACGCTCGAGTGGTCCATTCCTTCGCCGGCACCGGTCTACAACTTTGCCGTATTGCCGAACGTCTCCCGTCAAGACGAATGGTGGGAGCAGAAACAAGCGTCAGAAGAACATCGGACCAAGAAGCAGCACCTGGAACCGATTCATATGCCTAGAAATTCCGGTGTTCCGATTGTCATGTCGGCTTTCTGGTTTATAGCAGGGTTTGGCTTCATATTCGATTGGACCGGATTTATCTATACCGGATTGGCAGGCGTGGTAGGCTGTTTACTATATCATTCCTTTAATTATGACACGGATTATTATATTCCGGTTGACGAAATCGAGCGAACTGAAGCTGCCATAAGGAAGGTGAATATCTAATGGCTGAGTCCCAAATATCAGAACCCATAACTCAAGCACACTTGCAGGAAGAACATCAGGGTCATCCGGATATGGAGGAAGTACGAACGTTCGGCTTCTGGATTTATCTCATGACCGACGTTATTATATTCGGCACGTTGTTTGCCACCTACATTGTTCTGCAACGCAACACGGACGGAGGTCCGGGACCTGCAGACCTGTTTCAGATGGGCGGAATTATAGCCAGTACGTTCATATTGCTTGCGAGCAGTTATACTTGCGGCCTTGCGCTGCTGTCGATGCACAAGCATAACGTTAAAGGCCTCATATCCTGGCTGGCGATTACAGCCGGGCTGGGTGCCATATTTATCGGGATGGAGATTGCTGAATTCAATCATCTGGTACATGAAGGCGCGACGATAGGAACCAGCGCATTTTTATCCGCCTTCTTCACGTTGGTGGGCACGCATGGATTGCACGTATTGTTCGGACTGGTCTGGATGATCGCCCTGATCCTTCAGATCGCCAAGCGGGGAATTACCCCCGTGACCAAACGGAAGGTCAATGTGATCAGCTTGTTCTGGCATTTTCTCGATGTGGTATGGATCTTTGTATTTACAGTCGTGTACTTAATGGGGGTGAGTTAATATGGTGCCGTCCAATACGCATCAAGCCCCGGAAGGGCACGGTTCTTTCAAATCGTATACCATCGGATTCATCTGCTCGATCATTCTGACACTTATTCCTATCATAATTGTCATGAATGACTGGTTGGATGGAACCTGGAACACCGTTGTGTTGATGATTGCGGCCGTGCTGCAGCTCATGGTTCAGCTCTTATTCTTCATGCACTTACGTGAAGAGAATAAGCCGAGGTACAACCTGATCTCGCTGGTTCTGGGCCTGGTCATTTTGCTGGTCATCGTAGCAGGGTCCATGTGGATCATGCTGTACAACATGGTGGCTGTATGAGGAGACGCACCGTACTGGGAGATTGGATACAGCTCGTCAAACCGCGCATTATCCAGCTAAATCTGGTTGCAGCATTCGGAGGCTACTGGCTGGCTTCTAAATGGGTCATAGACTGGGGCTTGTTATGCTGGATGCTGCTTGGTACAACGCTAACGATGGCATCTTCCTGTATCTTCAATAATATTTGGGATCATAAATTGGACCGCAAAATGGTTCGAACGAACAGCAGGCCTCTTGCCACGGGGCGGATTCAGTTAACCCATGCCTTATGGTGTGCTCTGGTCCTTGGTATCTTAGGAGAATGGATCCTGTTCTTAAACGTGAACCGGATTGCAGGTTGGCTCGGTTTGCTGGGGATGTTCTTTTATATTGTCATATACACGATGTGGCTTAAACGGAAGTCAACCTGGAGTACCGCTGTCGGCGGCGTGTCGGGAGCGGTTCCGCCGGTTATCGGATACTGTGCCAGTACGGGAACGGTAGATATCGGAGCTGTTTTGTTATTCTGCTTGCTGTTTTTGTGGCAGCCCGCGCATTTTTGGTCGCTGGCCATCCGGCGGGTGGAGGAGTACAGAGCGGCTGGTTTTCCCTTACTTCCTGTACGAAAAGGGGTCAGGCGCACCAAGCTGCAGATGATTCCTTATGTAACGCTGCTGCTCCCAACCGTCATTTTGCTGTACGTTACCGGTTTTTCCGGTCCCGTATTCCTGATAGTGTCTGTGATCGGTGGCGTTATATGGCTATGGCATACGCTGCGCGGAATGATCGTTTCACTGGATGAACGCTGGGCCAGGACCAATTTTCTGATTTCCGTGAATTATTTGATGATTGTGTTCATTGTTATGATTCTGGACACGCCTGCGATTTAATGAAAAGCATTGCAAAAACGAGGTGAGGCTTATGAGGAGATTAGGGTTATTTGTCCTTTTGGCGTGTGTACTTCTGTTAGTATCGTGTTCTCCGGCTCCTGCGTCCGATCCAGAGGTTGAAGCATTGATTCAGGTTGATCTGATTTTACCGACCGGCCCGGTGGAGACCTTGCAATCGGTTCCCTTTGAGGCGCGAGTGACGCAAGGTGAAGAACCTGTAGCAGATGCGCAAGAGGTGAGTTTTGAATTCCGGCTGGTCGGTCAGGACGAACATGATTTGATTGACACTAACCATGCTGAAAACGGCAGTTACCGGATCGATAAGACATTTGAAGCGGAAGGGACCTATGAAGTGACTGCGCATGTTACGGCAAGAGGCATGCATGTGATGCCGAAGAAAGAGATCGTTGTAGGAAATCCGGGGAAAAAGTGAACTTAAGGTTGCCATGATCCGGTAGGAAGGGTGGCAGATGGAATTGATCCGAGAATATATATGGATTGTTGTTATGCTGGCTATGCTGACGTTGTCTGCATGCAGCGAACGGACCGAGGATGATTCGGTGCTTCGTGCCAGCATCACCACAACGGAGGATGAAGAGGCGGTTGCGCTGTACAAGAGCCAGTGCCTGTCATGCCATGCCGTCGACTTAAGCGGAAGGGTTGGCCCAAGTCTGAAGGATGTCGGGACGAGGCTATCTGAGGATCAAATCGCGGACATTGTAATGGAGGGTTATCAAGGCATGCCATCATATAAAAAGATTCTGGAGGAGAGCGAGATCAAGTCCATTGCGATGTGGCTTTCGAACATGAAGGAGGAACAGGAGGGAGATACATGAAAAAGATTGTGTTTATAGGCGTAATCATGGTGTTCACGTTGGTGGCAGCCGCATGCGGCAACTCTAAACCAAGTCAGCTGAGCATTCCGATCCAGCCTTTTGAATATATCAACCAAGATGAAGAGCCGATTTCTTTAGCCGATCTGGAAGGCAAGGTATGGATCGCAGACTTTGTGTTCACGCGGTGCATTACGGTATGTCCGACCATGACCGCTAATATGGCCGAGCTGCAGCAGCGGCTGGATAACGCGGGGCTTGAAGCCACGCTGGTATCTTTTTCGGTGGATCCCGAGCGGGATGACCCTGCAGCACTGAAGAGCTATCTGAGTAAATTCGATGCGAATTTCACGAACTGGCATGCGTTAACAGGCTATTCGTTTGAAGAAATTAAAACGTTTGTGCTGCAATCCTTCAAAGCGCCTATCGCCATGGATACTGCAGCGGATCAGGTCATCCATGGGACGTCCTTCTACTTGGTTGATCCATCAGGTACGGTCGTTGCGAAGTATGATGGTAACACAGATCCTCCATATGACAAGATCCTGAAGGACGTCAAATCGCTGCTGAAGTAGCGGCGAATATCGTGAGGTGGAGTGAGATGAACCTTATCGCTCGTTCAACATGGGTCCGAGGGCTGATTCTGGCAATTCTTCTGGCAGCCGCTGCATATGCACTCTTTCAATCCATGATGAAGGATGGCCAGATTGCAGAGATTGGGCATGCCGCGCCTGGCTTTGAAGCGGTGAATCTTCAGGGTGAGCCGGTCCGGCTCTCCGATTATAAAGGGCAGGCCGTGCTACTGAACTTCTGGGCGTCCTGGTGCGGTCCCTGCGTGAACGAAATGCCGATTCTGAACGAAGCGTATGCACAGGAGCCAGGTGTTGAAATAATTGCCGTTAATATAGGCGAAAGCCGCGAGAAAGCAGAGGCGTTCGTTCGGAAGCATCAACTGGATATACCGATCGTGTTGGACCAACAAAATAAAATCAAAGGGAAATACGGCATAAGCGGCCTGCCGGTAACCGTGCTGATCGATGACCAAGGCAATATCGTGGATCGCGTAACTGGTGAGCTGCCAAGCCTTGAATTTATCAGAGAAATGATGGACAGGATTCGATAGGATGGGATTTGTCGGGTTATGAAAAAAAGGTTAGCTTCCGGTAAGCTAACCTTTTTCGTGATTCCGGAGAAGGGGGCTGTCCCTGTTCCTGTTGTATTGCCCTATTGGATCGTGGCGTGCAGAGCTTCAGCGAACCTGGATATTCCAGATGGGATATCCTCAGCCCTGGCACGAGCATAAGTGAATCTCACATAACCTGAAGCTGAACCGTATACGCTGCCCGGTGCAAAAATCACACCTTTTTGAATGGAGCTTTCCAGCAGCTTGCTGTCATTCACGTCCGGGACGATTTTGCACCAGAGATGCAGGCCGCCCTCGGGCACATGGAAATGCACCAGGCCTTGCAGTTCCTTCTGAAGGGCCTCGATCAGTAAATCCCGCTTGTATAGCAGGCTTGCTCTCAGCCTGTCCAGGTGCGGAGCAAAATGGGAAGAATTGAGGAACTGTCCCGCCAAGCTTTGGGGCACTACGCTTAACCCGAAATCCATCTGCTGCCTGGCGTCCGCAAGCCGCTCCACCACCGAATTAGGGGCGACCATCCAGCCTACCCGGAGACCGGATGCGGCTATTTTCGAGAAAGACCCGATGTACACCACCGACCCGACAGAATCCACGGATTTCAAAGGGGCAGGCGGAGAACATTGATAGGCCGTTAAACTGAAGGGGTCATCCTCCACGATCGGAAGCCCGAGCTCACTTGCCGTATCCAGCAGTTGGGCCCTTCTCTCATGATCCATAACGGTGCCTGTCGGGTTCTGAAAATTCGGATTAATGAAAATCATCTTGATCCGGTGTTTCTTGTACAGGGAGCGGATGTCTTCCGGTTGTACCCCTCGTTCATCGACCGGGAGCCTGAACAATCGCAGACCTGCGGATTGAAACATCGGCAGTGAATAACAATAGGATGGATCTTCGATGGCAACCGCGTCACCAGGTGACAGCAAGCACTGTGTAATGAGATACAGCGATTGCTGGGATCCCGACGTGATCAGGATGGACGATTCGGTGGTATGAATCCCGCGATATTTTTTGAGATACGTAACCAATGCTTGTCTGAGTGGACCATATCCTTGTGGATTGTCATAACCGAAATAGGACATATTGGGTTTCTGACTCATCAACGTATTCATTTCTTGGATCGGCGCCAAATCCCCGGCGAGCTCCCC
Above is a window of Paenibacillus sp. FSL K6-1330 DNA encoding:
- a CDS encoding sensor domain-containing diguanylate cyclase encodes the protein MLMPALVSLSILMTMSIMIYIQYKNEKRSLYNNTMSLNLSSAQKMAVTIEALFSGMRQSLRASANNPAIEASATSDERELQVIFDLMLQSSPYFNSVFWADQTGTIRVVSPVGNNLNPARLKTVGTTEALKERKSYISAPYRSPTGRWIVLASEPIFDSSGKYHGMIAGTIYLEENNILHRIFGSGAGNIEDSYSYIVDSGGKLLYHLDKSRVGEDVSSNVVVQRLMSGESGMKRVMNTQGEDYLTGYASVSMNGWGIVMQTSVSSILADVNRNLQDQLRSMLFPIVIMLVIAAYMAARIAAPFTQLYKLTKAVAAGQTVSPEEFQPHWNREADQLNQIMGAAAETLAKQAYSLQQEASTDPLTGLTNRRELERCLDSWDMLGDPYAVLMLDIDHFKNVNDTYGHQTGDQVLKLVAVVMSDCVPEGAVCSRFGGEEFVILLRKHRMDEAYQMAERIRNAILMSKTPYSLTLTVSIGISLYPEHGKSREGVFLAADMALYQAKAEGRNRTIAAEISA
- the cyoA gene encoding ubiquinol oxidase subunit II — translated: MKRPKTLRIMGLAVLLTIMLLAMTGCSENIIILNPKGPIAEQQRDLMIISTLLCSIVIVPVLILTAIIVWRYRDKKGRKAAYTPEWEHSTKLELIWWGIPILIILTLAIITVKATYALEPSKPIASSEKALTVQVTSLNWKWLFQYPEQGIASVNELKIPEDVPVRFEITADSPMNSFWIPQLGGQMYAMSGMAMTLYLQADEAGDYWGSGANFTGTDFAKMYFDVEATSKEEFDAWVEEVKAESPKLTLEGYKQLREPSASEVHTYSAFPEGLFEMTVTKYAASHNHGLSWKNTQNFNFKDQVTR
- the cyoD gene encoding cytochrome o ubiquinol oxidase subunit IV: MVPSNTHQAPEGHGSFKSYTIGFICSIILTLIPIIIVMNDWLDGTWNTVVLMIAAVLQLMVQLLFFMHLREENKPRYNLISLVLGLVILLVIVAGSMWIMLYNMVAV
- the cyoE gene encoding heme o synthase, with amino-acid sequence MRRRTVLGDWIQLVKPRIIQLNLVAAFGGYWLASKWVIDWGLLCWMLLGTTLTMASSCIFNNIWDHKLDRKMVRTNSRPLATGRIQLTHALWCALVLGILGEWILFLNVNRIAGWLGLLGMFFYIVIYTMWLKRKSTWSTAVGGVSGAVPPVIGYCASTGTVDIGAVLLFCLLFLWQPAHFWSLAIRRVEEYRAAGFPLLPVRKGVRRTKLQMIPYVTLLLPTVILLYVTGFSGPVFLIVSVIGGVIWLWHTLRGMIVSLDERWARTNFLISVNYLMIVFIVMILDTPAI
- a CDS encoding cbb3-type cytochrome c oxidase subunit I codes for the protein MWEKIKEFASGFFVTGDPLIYGADVTIVLTLIAIVSGLTYFKKWKWLWRDWLTTVDHKKIGIMYILSAFLMLFRGGVDALLMRAQLAMPELDFLPPDHYNQIFTTHGVIMILFMAMPFMFGLFNIMVPLQLGARDVAYPFLNSLSFWLFFSGAMLFNLSFVIGGSPDAGWLAYPPYSGSMYNPGVGQDFYIWGIQISGLGSLMTGVNFLVTILKMRAPGMKLMKMPMFSWSVLSSCIAIIFSFPILTATLALLFLDRYAGAHFFTLDGGGNPMMYINLIWMWGHPEVYIIVLPAFGIFSEIVSTFSKKKLFGYKSMVWAMMIISVLSFLVWAHHFFTMGSGADVNAFFALTTMLIAIPTGVKVFNWLFTMFRGKITFETPMLWTIGFIPCFIIGGLTGVLLSVAPADFQFHNSYFLVAHFHQVIIGGVVFGYFAGLYYWWPKMFGFKLNERIGKWAFWFWNIGFYCCFMPQYVLGLMGMTRRVVSYSWDKDWWELNLVSTIGAVLMAIAFLFQVWQIVDGFKHQAKNRDVTGDPWNGRTLEWSIPSPAPVYNFAVLPNVSRQDEWWEQKQASEEHRTKKQHLEPIHMPRNSGVPIVMSAFWFIAGFGFIFDWTGFIYTGLAGVVGCLLYHSFNYDTDYYIPVDEIERTEAAIRKVNI
- a CDS encoding COX15/CtaA family protein, producing the protein MILFVVSLKHRLLVWSSFIGMFLVLLAGALVTKTGSGLGCGDDWPLCNGKFIPAYTLESMIEYSHRMITGVVGILVLATYIVIRKHYRGHREASYYAGGTLLFTVIQALMGAAAVMWPQQPAVMALHFGISLFAVASSMLLVVWMRGLHGAQDYRTNVTVPRSIRFLGWGIWLYSCGVVYLGAYIRHTESEAGCMGWPLCNGQVIPYLGGASGIVFLHRVAAAVLLILLILLLLAVKNYETRVRSTGLTTLVIGLNLVVLAQILSGAWLTLAMNNHHIFIFASLVHNVLATLLFSMLAVFGIRTWKRR
- a CDS encoding PLP-dependent aminotransferase family protein — protein: MWKPDRNSTQPLYQQIADDLEQRISYGEFPPGSLLPSERKLAEQIGVNRSTVVLAYSELRALGIIESRSGSGTRVSSSKWGATPKHTPNWRRYAEGGNFLPNPPFLRRIREALAHDPSLIDFASGELAGDLAPIQEMNTLMSQKPNMSYFGYDNPQGYGPLRQALVTYLKKYRGIHTTESSILITSGSQQSLYLITQCLLSPGDAVAIEDPSYCYSLPMFQSAGLRLFRLPVDERGVQPEDIRSLYKKHRIKMIFINPNFQNPTGTVMDHERRAQLLDTASELGLPIVEDDPFSLTAYQCSPPAPLKSVDSVGSVVYIGSFSKIAASGLRVGWMVAPNSVVERLADARQQMDFGLSVVPQSLAGQFLNSSHFAPHLDRLRASLLYKRDLLIEALQKELQGLVHFHVPEGGLHLWCKIVPDVNDSKLLESSIQKGVIFAPGSVYGSASGYVRFTYARARAEDIPSGISRFAEALHATIQ
- a CDS encoding cytochrome c, translated to MELIREYIWIVVMLAMLTLSACSERTEDDSVLRASITTTEDEEAVALYKSQCLSCHAVDLSGRVGPSLKDVGTRLSEDQIADIVMEGYQGMPSYKKILEESEIKSIAMWLSNMKEEQEGDT
- a CDS encoding redoxin domain-containing protein, encoding MNLIARSTWVRGLILAILLAAAAYALFQSMMKDGQIAEIGHAAPGFEAVNLQGEPVRLSDYKGQAVLLNFWASWCGPCVNEMPILNEAYAQEPGVEIIAVNIGESREKAEAFVRKHQLDIPIVLDQQNKIKGKYGISGLPVTVLIDDQGNIVDRVTGELPSLEFIREMMDRIR
- a CDS encoding FixH family protein — its product is MRRLGLFVLLACVLLLVSCSPAPASDPEVEALIQVDLILPTGPVETLQSVPFEARVTQGEEPVADAQEVSFEFRLVGQDEHDLIDTNHAENGSYRIDKTFEAEGTYEVTAHVTARGMHVMPKKEIVVGNPGKK
- the cyoC gene encoding cytochrome o ubiquinol oxidase subunit III, with the protein product MEEVRTFGFWIYLMTDVIIFGTLFATYIVLQRNTDGGPGPADLFQMGGIIASTFILLASSYTCGLALLSMHKHNVKGLISWLAITAGLGAIFIGMEIAEFNHLVHEGATIGTSAFLSAFFTLVGTHGLHVLFGLVWMIALILQIAKRGITPVTKRKVNVISLFWHFLDVVWIFVFTVVYLMGVS
- a CDS encoding metalloregulator ArsR/SmtB family transcription factor, whose protein sequence is MRVSIIQDDVLSLYEQKFKALSDKNRLRIIYELNQRGKVCVCDLTALLDLPQSKLSYHLKMLLDANIILMERIGKWNYYELNDEEVKGLLSEKLCCVFYPNSKT
- a CDS encoding SCO family protein encodes the protein MKKIVFIGVIMVFTLVAAACGNSKPSQLSIPIQPFEYINQDEEPISLADLEGKVWIADFVFTRCITVCPTMTANMAELQQRLDNAGLEATLVSFSVDPERDDPAALKSYLSKFDANFTNWHALTGYSFEEIKTFVLQSFKAPIAMDTAADQVIHGTSFYLVDPSGTVVAKYDGNTDPPYDKILKDVKSLLK